The region GCAAATGGAACAAAGGAAAGAATTGGAAGAATCACTCATAACAGATGAAGAAATGTCCATAAAACCAGATGAGCTTAATCTCTAAAAGCCTTTAACGGATTTTTAGGGACAATATTTTTGTTCAATAAAATTTGATCAAGCTTTCCTAAGAAAGACCAGCTTTTCTCAGATGGAGCCCATTCTGAAAAATTTATTTTGTTCCTTAGAGCTTTGCAATCACTATCATTAAAGTTAATTGGGGCTGAATAATGAGCAGGAATAATTCTTTTCATTCCTTTAATAGCTTTTATTTCATCTAGCCATCTGAGGAACTCTGACTTAGCTCTAGGAAAAACAAGTCTTTCGATTACTGGAGCAACTTGCAAAAGAGGACTTTTTACACCGATTATTTCTTCAGTAGATAATTCCCAATTTTTTTCCCATTCAAAGGGATAAATGCCGAAATGAGATTTCCAATTACGAAGTCCTGGTTTAAAGCAATTTTTAATGATCGTTTTTATAGAAGGAATTTTCAATTGATCTGGTTTTAAATATGAAGCAAATAACACAAGCCTTTTCCATCCTTTTTTTCTTAAAGAAAAAGAATCCTTAAGAGGTTCATCCCCCTTTTCTCTTGCATGAAACAAAAGAGGCGTGGGATCTAAGTCAAATATTTCAGGAGGTTCAGATTCAATTCCAATCAGTGCATCGGTCACAAGCAAAGATTGTGATTCTTTATGGTAACAAGAAATTTCCTGGAATCTACCAAGGCCAATATCTATAGGCCCTAAAGAAATCCATCTACAGCTATCTTGATGTGGCAACCCATCTGCAAATAGTGTTCTGGTTCTATTTGGTGGGAAGCCTAACCAAGTTAACGGTAATGCTAAAGGGAAACTCCACTGACCTGGACAAAGCCAAAGAGTAGCTTTAGGAAATGCACGTGCCATAGCAGGCATAGGGATCTTGTGCTCTAATCCAGAAGCAGTTGGGAGTACTATTGTGCATATCGGACCATGCTTCTGTTGTAGAACTTTTAAACTGTCAATTAAAGCTTTAGTTGGAGGAAGAGGATTAAATAACATCAAACCTTTCGGAACTTTAACAACGGTCATTCTTATAGGGACAGCTACATAATAAAGTCCTTGTAATTGTTCAAAACACCAAACCTTTTCTGAGACTAATTCTTTAAATATAGTGTTCCTAGTACCATATGGGTAAAGAGGAAATAAGGGCCACCAAAACCAATTGCTATTTTGATTAAAATTATATGTTTGTAAATCAGACCCCATAGTTAATGTGGATTTGAATTGTTAATCTTTAAAATCCCATACCTAGGAGCAAAAAGAAATGCCAAAAGGAAAATGAAAGTCTGAACAAGTACAATAGAGCCACCAGTTTCAATATCCGACCAATAACTTATATATACTCCTAGCAAACTAGAGATCATGCTGCTAATAACAGCTAGTAAAGTCATTCTATCGAAACGATCAGTTAA is a window of Prochlorococcus marinus subsp. marinus str. CCMP1375 DNA encoding:
- a CDS encoding DUF4336 domain-containing protein encodes the protein MGSDLQTYNFNQNSNWFWWPLFPLYPYGTRNTIFKELVSEKVWCFEQLQGLYYVAVPIRMTVVKVPKGLMLFNPLPPTKALIDSLKVLQQKHGPICTIVLPTASGLEHKIPMPAMARAFPKATLWLCPGQWSFPLALPLTWLGFPPNRTRTLFADGLPHQDSCRWISLGPIDIGLGRFQEISCYHKESQSLLVTDALIGIESEPPEIFDLDPTPLLFHAREKGDEPLKDSFSLRKKGWKRLVLFASYLKPDQLKIPSIKTIIKNCFKPGLRNWKSHFGIYPFEWEKNWELSTEEIIGVKSPLLQVAPVIERLVFPRAKSEFLRWLDEIKAIKGMKRIIPAHYSAPINFNDSDCKALRNKINFSEWAPSEKSWSFLGKLDQILLNKNIVPKNPLKAFRD